CGACGACGGGGAGCTTGATCTTGCCCAGTGCGCGCGCGTGCATCTTGGCGAGCTGCGTGACGATCTGGTCGTAGGCCGGGAAGACGAAGCCGTCGAACTGGATCTCCACCACCGGGCGGTACCCGCGCAGGGCCAGGCCGATCGCGGTGCCGACGATGCCCGACTCGGCGAGCGGGGTGTCGATGACCCGCTCCTCGCCGAAGTCCTTCTGGAGCCCGTCGGTGACACGGAAGACGCCGCCGAGCTTGCCGACGTCCTCACCCATGATCAGGACCTTGGGGTCGGACTCCATGGCCCTGCGCAACGACTCGTTGATCGCCTTGGCGAGCGCAACCTTTTCCACGGCCATGTCAGTTACCCCCCTCGTCCACGAACGACGCCTGGTAGGCGGCGAACTGGGCTCGCTCCTCGTCGACGAGCGCGTGCCCGTCCGCGTACGCGTGCTCGAAGATGGCGAGGCTGTCCGGGTCCGGCATGGCCCGCACGGCGTCGCGTACTCGTTTGCCCAACGTCTCGCTCTCGGCTTCGAGTTCCGCGAAGAACGCCTCGTCCGCGTGGTTCGCGGCCTCCAGGTACGTGCGCAGGCGCAGGATCGGGTCCTTCGCCTCCCACGCCTCGCGCTCCTCGTCGGCCCGGTACTTGGTCGGGTCGTCGGAGGTGGTGTGCGCGCCCATCCGGTAGGTGAAGGCCTCGACGAGGGTGGGGCCCTCGCCCGAGCGGGCCCGCTCCAGCGCCCAGCGGGTCACGGCGAGGCTCGCGAGCACGTCGTTGCCGTCCACGCGCACGCCGGGGAAGCCGAAGCCCTGCGCGCGCTGGTAGAGCGGCACGCGCATCTGGCGTTCGGTCGGCTCGGAGATCGCCCACTGGTTGTTCTGGCAGAAGAACACGACGGGCGCGTTGTAGACCGCCCCGAAGTTGAACGCCTCCAGGACGTCGCCCTGGCTGGAGGCGCCGTCACCGAAGTACGCGATCACGGCCGAGTCCGCGCCGTCCTTGGCGACGCCCATCGCGTAGCCGGTGGCGTGCAGCGTCTGCGAGCCGATGACGATCGTGTACAGGTGGAAGTTGTTGCTGTTCGGGTCCCAGCCGCCGTTGTTCACGCCGCGGAACATGCCGAGCAGGTTCGTCGGGTCGACCCCGCGGCACCAGGCGACGCCGTGCTCGCGGTAGGTCGGGAAGACGTAGTCGTCGTCGCGGGTGGCGCGGCCCGAACCGATCTGGGCGGCCTCCTGGCCGAGCATCGAGGCCCACAGGCCCAGCTCGCCCTGACGCTGCAGGGACGTCGCCTCCGCGTCGAAGCGGCGGCTCAGGACCATGTCCCGGTACAGCCCGCGCAGGTCCTCGGAGGTGATGTCGGCGATGTACGGGTCGTACGTGGCGTCCTGGACGCGCTCGCCCTCCGGGGTCAGCAGCTGAACGAGCTCCGGCTCGCCGCCCGACGCCCCCGGGGACTTCTTGGCGGCCGCGCCGGTGCGCTTGCTCGCGGCGCTCTTGGTACCGGTCGTACTGGCGCTCGCGGCGCTCTTCGTACCGGCGCTGCGTCGCGGCTTGCGCGCGGCAGTGCTCTCCACGGTCACGTGTGCTCCTCCGTCGGTCCGGCCCCCGGGATTGCCGGAAGGCTGGGGTCCCCCTCGCCCGCTTTTTGGGCTCGGGGGATCGGCTCGCCTGTTCCGGCACCCGTGCACGGGGTGGGTGCCACTCGGCCGGGAACAGGCGTGACAGGTGCCCCGGCGAGCGCCCTGCACAAGTCACGTTACCCAGTGCTTCACAATTCTGTGAAACCTATCCTGACCTGCGATTTTGATAGGAAATCCAAGTACTTCGGAACGTGGATTTCCTAGTAAACCGCGCCGGTCGGGAACACTCGCTGGTCACAGCACTGGTCACAGCCTTGCAGGGGGCCGGAACACCGGCACGTTATCCCGGCCACCCCGGGCACGGGAAGAGTTCACCCGAGGGCAATGGCCATGATCGTGTGTGACACTGACACCGTGCCGGAAAACGGGAAAATCAGCGTATTTCTCCTCGATGATCATGAGGTGGTCCGCCGCGGGGTCCACGAACTGCTCTCGGTCGAGGACGACATCGAGGTGGTCGGCGAGGCGGGAACGGCGGCCGACGCGCTGGCCCGCATCCCGGCGACGCGCCCGGACGTGGCCGTCCTCGACGTCCGCCTTCCCGACGGCAGCGGCGTGGAGGTCTGCCGCGAGATCCGCTCCGCGCACGAGGACATCAAGTGTCTGATGCTGACCTCGTTCTCCGACGACGAGGCCCTGTTCGACGCGATCATGGCGGGTGCCTCGGGCTATGTCCTCAAGGACATCCGGGGCAACGAGCTGCTCACGGCCGTCCGGGACGTGGCGGCCGGAAAGTCCCTGCTCGACCCGGTGGCCACCGCGCGCGTCCTGCAGCGGCTGCGGGACGGCGGGGCCCCCAAGGGCGACGGAAAACTCGAGCGGCTCACGGACCAGGAACGCAGGATCCTCGACCTGATCGGTGAGGGGCTCACCAATCGCGTGATCGGGGAAAGACTGCACCTCGCCGAGAAAACGATCAAGAATTACGTGTCGAGCCTGCTGGCCAAGCTGGGAATGGAACGCCGGTCGCAGGCGGCCGCCTATGTCGCGCGTATGCAGGCGGAACAGCAGCAGCGCTGACCGGCGGGAAAGACGGCCTCTTCGGGACTTAAGGCCCCTCTTCGGAGGGCGGGTGCCCCTTTTCCCCGCCCCGCCGGTCCCGGACATTGGGGTCATGCCCACCGACGAACGTCCGGACCGCCGACGGCCCGCCGACGAGCGGTTCGCCGTGGAACTGATCGCCCGCACCGACTACGGCCGGGTGGCCACCAGCATGCGCGCGATGCCCTTCCTCGCGTTCGCCCGCCACATCGTCGTGGACGGCCGCGTCCTGCTGCGCATGCCTCTGAACTGCGGCTATCACCTCGCGTGCGCCGGCAGTGTCGTCGCGTACGGCACCGACAACCTGAGCTGCGCACGGCGCGGCGAGGGTCTGTGGTCCGTGCAGATCGTGGGCCGGTGCGAGCCGGTCGAGCCGACCGCCGCCGAACTGGAGCTGTTCGGCTCCGCGCCGCCGCTCGTGGACGGCGCCCCCTACGAGCCGGTCTACCTCTGCATCGAGCCGCAGTTCGCGAGCGTCAACTCGACGGACGGCGATGCGGGAGGGCACCTGAGCCCCGTCCTGTGACGGCCGGCCCGCCCCTGTGGCCCCGTGCGCCCCGGTGACACAGACACGCGCGCGTGGGAGCCCTTCCCGGGCTCCACGCGCGCGTGATGTCGTCTCAGGACCGTCCGGACACCGTCCGGACGTCGCCGGCCGGCTCGGCTCAGAGCCCGGCGGCTCCGCTCGTGAGACCTCCGTCGCCGTCGCCGCCCGGGTCCTCCGACTCCGCCGGCGGAGTCGGAGTGGGCGACGGCGGGTCTTCGGACGGCTCCTCCGTGGCGCTGTGCGTCGGCTTCGTCGGCTTGTCCGTGGGCTTGTCGGTCGGCTTGTCGGTCGGCTGGTCGGTCTCCGACGGCGTGTCCGAGGGCGTGTAGTCCGGGGTGTCGCCCGTGCCCGTCGAGTTGTCGCCCGAGGTGTCGTCCGTCGACTGGTCCGTCGTGTCGTCGCTGGGCGTCTGGTCGGAGTCCTTGTCCTTGGTGGAGTGCGTGCTGGTCGGCTTCTCCGACGTGCCCGTCCCTCCGCCTCCCCCACCACCGGTGTTGTTGAGCGCCAGCGCGACACCCGCCGCGATCGCGATCACGGCGAACACCGCGAGGATCCACAGCTTTCCGCGGCCGCCGCCCCTGTTGCCGCGCCCCTCGAAGCCGCCGTCGTCACCGCCGCCGTAGGGCGGGATCATCGGCGCCGGGATCTGCGCGGTCCCGGAGTCGCCGGGGTGCGGCAGCGCGGCCGTCCCCGCGAAGCCGGCCGCGGGAGTGTTCAGGCCGTCGTGCACGGTGACCGGGCCGGTGTTCCAGGTGCCGGTGTGGCTGCCCTGGTCGTACAGCATCTGGAGCCCGTACTGGACGAGACCGCGCATCTCCTCAGCGGTCTGGAACCGGTCGTCCGGCTCCTTCGCGAGGGCACGCATGACGAGCCCGTCGAGCTCCGGCGGCGCCGCGTTCGACACCTGGGACGGCGGCACCGGGGTGTCCTGGACGTGCTGGTAGACCACCGAGAGCGGCGTCTCGCCGGTGAACGGGGGCCGCAACGCGAGGAGTTCGTACAGCAGGCAGCCGGTCGCGTACAGGTCGGAGCGGTGGTCGACGGCCTTGCCGAGCGCCTGCTCCGGGGAGAGGTACTGCGGGGTACCCATGACCATGCCGGTCTGGGTCATCGTCGACTGCGCGCCGTGCAGGGCGCGCGCGATGCCGAAGTCCATCACCTTGACCGCGCCGGTCTCCGTGATGATCACGTTCGCGGGCTTGATGTCGCGGTGCACGATGCCGTGCTGGTGCGAGTAGGCGAGCGCCTCCAGGACACCGGACACGATGATCAGCGCCTGCTCGGGCCCGGGGGCCTCGGCGTTGATCAGCAGGTCGCGGATCGTGTGACCCTCGACGATCTCCATCACGATGTACGGGACGACGCCGTGGCCGACCACGTCCTCGCCGGAGTCGTACACGGCGACGACGGCGTGGTGGTTGAGCCCCGCGACCGACTGGGCCTCGCGCGTGAAGCGCGCCTTGGACACGGGGTCCTCGGCCAGATCGGACCGGAGCAGCTTGACCGCGACGGTCCGCCCGAGGCGCACGTCCTCGGCGGCGAACACCTCGGCCATGCCGCCCCGGCCGAGTCTGCGTGTCAGCCGATATCGGCCGTCGCCGACCAGCCCGCCGTTACCCCACAACTCGGGCGCATCTGACATACCGCCGCCAGTCGCCTCGGGGTCGGACGGGCCCTGAGCGCGCTGCTGCTGTGCCATCAGTCCTCGCCGTCGTTTCTGCCCGCGGTCTGCGCGGTGGTTGTTACGGTCTCCGTCGGGCCACGCTACAGGCTCAGCGCAAGGCGTCGGCCCGAGATGAAAGTGAGATGGACGGGCCATCCAACCCGTCCCAGGTCCGTGCGTGCAAATTCTGTGTACCGGCCGCGCGGCACCTGTAACGCTTCCGCGACGCTTCTTTCGCAGACGGTCACGGAACGGGCACCGCGCTTGACGTGTCAGTGCCCTCGGGCAGACTTGGCCCGGAATAAGCCAATCGATCACGGCCGCGGGGGACGCAGAAGATGAGCCAGGACGGCGCACAGGGCCGGTATGCGGGGCGTGCGGTCGCCGGCGGCCGCTACCAGCTGCGCGATCTGCTCGGCGAGGGCGGCATGGCCTCGGTGCACCTCGCGTACGACTCGGTGCTCGACCGGCAGGTCGCGATCAAGACGCTGCACACCGAGCTCGGCCGCGAGCAGGCCTTCCGCGAGCGCTTCCGCCGCGAGGCCCAGTCGGTGGCCAAGCTCACCCACACGAACATCGTCTCGGTCTTCGACACCGGCGAGGACGACCTCGACGGCATGACGACGCCGTACATCGTCATGGAGTACATCGAGGGCAAGCCGCTCGGCTCGGTCCTCGAGGCGGACATCCAGCAGTACGGCGCGATGCCCGCCGACAAGGCCCTGAAGATCACCGCGGACGTGCTGGCGGCCCTGGAGATCAGCCACGAGATGGGCCTGGTCCACCGGGACATCAAGCCGGGCAACGTGATGATGACCAAGCGCAACGTCGTGAAGGTCATGGACTTCGGCATCGCCCGCGCCATGCAGTCCGGCGTCACCTCCATGACCCAGACCGGCATGGTCGTCGGCACCCCGCAGTACCTCTCCCCCGAGCAGGCGCTGGGCCGGGGCGTCGACGCCCGGTCCGACCTGTACTCGGTGGGCATCATGCTGTTCCAGCTGGTGACCGGACGCCTGCCGTTCGAGGCGGACTCCCCGCTGGCCATCGCGTACGCGCACGTCCAGGAGGAGCCGGTCGCGCCCTCCTCGGTGAACCGCTCGCTGCCCCCCGGGGTGGACGCGCTGGTCGCCCGCGCGCTGAAGAAGAACCCGAACGAGCGTTTCCCGAGCGCCGAGGCCATGCGCGACGAGTGCATGCGGGTCGCCCAGTCCTTCCACGCCGCCCCGCCGAGCATCGTGCCGGGCGCCCAGACGCCGAGCGGCGCGGGCGTCGCCTCCGCCGTCTTCCCGCCCGTCGACCAGGGCACCCCGGCCCCGGGCCCCGTCCAGACCCCGTACCAGCCGGGCCCGTACGGCACACCCGCCCCCGCCTACGGCTACCCGCAGCAGGGCGGCTACCAGACGCCGGCGCAGCAGACCTCCGCCTACGCCCCGCAGCACGGCACGTCGACCCCGCCGCCGTACCACCTCAGCCCGCAGCACCCGACGCCCGGTTCGGGCGGCGGGAAGAGCAACAGGGGTGTGGTGATCGGCGCGATCGTCGTCTCCCTCATCGCGATCGGCGGCCTGATCACCGCGCTCGTCCTGAACGGCGGCGGCAGCGGCGACGACACCAAGGGCGGCGATGACACCACGAGCGCTTCGCCCTCCGTGGTGAGCGGCCACAAGGGTCCGGACACGTCGAAGACCGTCGACACCGACGTGTGCACGGACGCGCAGGAGTCCTACAACGACCCGGACAAGATCCAGGTCCCGGACTTCCAGTTCAAGAACCTCACCTCGGTGAAGTCCTGCTTCCAGGCGGCCGGCTGGCAGATGAAGGTCACCCGCGTCGACGAGAACACCTACGGCGAGGACACGATCATGGATCAGTTCCCGTCATCGGGCACGGACGTCGACCCCAAGAAGATGCCGGAGATCGAGCTCAAGGTGTCGTCGGGCGACCCCTCCTGAGGCACCCCGCACCCGCACCGACGTGAACGGGCCCGGCACTTCGGTGCCGGGCCCGTCCCGTTCGGGGTGACGTGGGCGGATCAGGTGTCCGGGAGGACCCGGTGATCCGTGGGGCTACAGGTACGGGCCGCCCGAGCGGCCCCCCGTCCGGGGATCCTCGTCGCCCTCCGCCCCGCCGACACCCGGCGGGAGCGCACGGCGCATCTGCTCCAGTTGTGCCCTCGCCGCCATCTGCTGGGCGAAGAGGGTCGTCTGGATCCCGTGGAAGAGTCCCTCGAGCCAGCCCACCAACTGGGCCTGCGCGATCCGCAGTTCCGCGTCGCTGGGCGTCGTCTCGTCGGCGAAGGGCAGGGAGAGCCGCTCCAGTTCGTCGACGAGCTCGGGGGCCAGCCCGTCCTCCAGCTCCTTCACGGAACTGGCGTGGATCTCCTTGAGCCGGGCCCTGCTCGCCTCGTCCAGAGGCGCCGCGCGCACCTCCTCCAGCAGCTGCTTGATCATGCTGCCGATACGCATCACCTTGGCGGGCTGTTCCACCATCTCCGTGACCGGGACCTCGCGGGAGTCCTCGTCTCCGGTGCCACCGAGAGCCATACCGTCCTGGCCGACAACCAGGATCTGAGGGTTCTCCGGCGACCTTTCGTTCCTCGGCATCTCCATGCCGCCATTCTCTCGCACCCGTGCACTCCATCACGGTGGCGCCCCCTCCACACGGTGATCCACGAGGTACGGGGGCGGCCGTTCGCCGTCCGGTGCCCCGCAGACGGTCGGCGGGCGCTCACCGAGCGCCACTTTCCGCCGGGATGCCGGGAACGATCCCTCATGTGAGGCTTGTCCCGTCGATCACGGCACTCGTCGTGGCGAACCGCACCGGGAGGGGGTCACCGGCGTGACTCCATGGCTCCGCATCCTGCCCACGGCCGGGCTGCTCGCTGCCGCCCTGCTGTGCGGCACCGGCCCCGCGGCGAACGCCGCCCCGCCGGCCGCCGGGATCCTCGCGTCCACCGGGTCCCTCGGACAGCCCGGACCGGGCGCCCCCGAGCCCGGACGGGCCATTCCTACGCCGGACGCCTCGGGCGCCGGGAGCCTCGCGGGCGAGGGCCGGGTGCGACCGGGACGCCCCGACGAGGACTCACCCGACCCCGAGGACTCGGACTCGGACTCCGGCACGGACATCGGCAGCGACATCGGCTCCGGGCTCAGCCAGGTGGGTGACGTTCCCGAGGCGCGGGACGACCCGGCTCCCGTGCAGCAGAGCGTCGTGAGCCCCGGGTCCACCACCGAGCCGGTCTGGCAGGTACTGCCGCTGGGCGGCGGCCTGATCCTCGTGGGCCTCGGGCTGGGCCTCGCCTTCGTGGGCCTGCGCGTCCGCCGCGGCTGAGGCACACCGCGAGGGACACGGTGCGCCTCGAAGCCGCGTGGGCTCAGCTCTGCGGTGCGACCAGCAGGACCTTGCCGATGTGGCCGCTCTCCTCCAGCACCCGGTGCGCCGCGCCCGCCTCGCTCATCGGCAGCTCACGGTCCACGACAGGCCGGACGTGACCGCCGTCGATCAGCGGCCACACGTGCTCGCGTACGGCCGCCACGATGGCCGTCTTCTCACTGAGCGGCCGGGCCCGCAGCGAGGTGGCGCTGACGGCGGCGCGCTTGTTCAGGAGGGTGGCGATGTTCAGTTCGCCCTTGACCCCGCCCTGCATGCCGATGATGGCGAGCCGTCCGTTCACCGCGAGGGCGCGCACGTTCCGGTCGAGGTACTTGGCACCCATGTTGTCGAGGATGACGTCGGCGCCCGCCCCGTCGGTGGCCCGCTCGATCTCCTCGACGAAGTCCTGCTCGCGGTAGTTGATCAGGATGTCCGCGCCCAGCTCGGCACAGAGGTCGAGCTTCTCCTTCGTTCCGGCCGTGACGGCGACCTTCGCGCCGACGGCCTTGGCCAGCTGGATGGCCATGGTGCCGATGCCGCTGGATCCGCCGTGCACGAGCAGCGTCTCGCCGGGGAGCAGGTGGGAGACCATGAAGACGTTCGACCAGACGGTGCACGTCACCTCGGGCAGCGCAGCCGCCTGCAACAGGTTCAGGCCCTTGGGGACGGGCAGCAGCTGCCCCGCCGGAACGGCGACCTTCTGGGCGTATCCGCCGCCGCCGAGCAGCGCGCACACCTCGTCGCCGACGGCCCAGCCGGAGACCCCGGTGCCGACCTGGACGACGCGGCCCGAGCATTCGAGGCCGGGGTAGGCGGAGGCTCCGGGCGGCGGGTTGTACATGCCCTGCCGCTGCAGCAGATCGGCACGGTTGACGGCGCTGGCCACCACCTCGACCAGCACTTCGCCCTCGCCCGCCACCGGATCGGGGACCT
The window above is part of the Streptomyces sp. NBC_01428 genome. Proteins encoded here:
- the pdhA gene encoding pyruvate dehydrogenase (acetyl-transferring) E1 component subunit alpha; translation: MTVESTAARKPRRSAGTKSAASASTTGTKSAASKRTGAAAKKSPGASGGEPELVQLLTPEGERVQDATYDPYIADITSEDLRGLYRDMVLSRRFDAEATSLQRQGELGLWASMLGQEAAQIGSGRATRDDDYVFPTYREHGVAWCRGVDPTNLLGMFRGVNNGGWDPNSNNFHLYTIVIGSQTLHATGYAMGVAKDGADSAVIAYFGDGASSQGDVLEAFNFGAVYNAPVVFFCQNNQWAISEPTERQMRVPLYQRAQGFGFPGVRVDGNDVLASLAVTRWALERARSGEGPTLVEAFTYRMGAHTTSDDPTKYRADEEREAWEAKDPILRLRTYLEAANHADEAFFAELEAESETLGKRVRDAVRAMPDPDSLAIFEHAYADGHALVDEERAQFAAYQASFVDEGGN
- a CDS encoding protein kinase domain-containing protein, with amino-acid sequence MSQDGAQGRYAGRAVAGGRYQLRDLLGEGGMASVHLAYDSVLDRQVAIKTLHTELGREQAFRERFRREAQSVAKLTHTNIVSVFDTGEDDLDGMTTPYIVMEYIEGKPLGSVLEADIQQYGAMPADKALKITADVLAALEISHEMGLVHRDIKPGNVMMTKRNVVKVMDFGIARAMQSGVTSMTQTGMVVGTPQYLSPEQALGRGVDARSDLYSVGIMLFQLVTGRLPFEADSPLAIAYAHVQEEPVAPSSVNRSLPPGVDALVARALKKNPNERFPSAEAMRDECMRVAQSFHAAPPSIVPGAQTPSGAGVASAVFPPVDQGTPAPGPVQTPYQPGPYGTPAPAYGYPQQGGYQTPAQQTSAYAPQHGTSTPPPYHLSPQHPTPGSGGGKSNRGVVIGAIVVSLIAIGGLITALVLNGGGSGDDTKGGDDTTSASPSVVSGHKGPDTSKTVDTDVCTDAQESYNDPDKIQVPDFQFKNLTSVKSCFQAAGWQMKVTRVDENTYGEDTIMDQFPSSGTDVDPKKMPEIELKVSSGDPS
- a CDS encoding pyridoxamine 5'-phosphate oxidase family protein — translated: MPTDERPDRRRPADERFAVELIARTDYGRVATSMRAMPFLAFARHIVVDGRVLLRMPLNCGYHLACAGSVVAYGTDNLSCARRGEGLWSVQIVGRCEPVEPTAAELELFGSAPPLVDGAPYEPVYLCIEPQFASVNSTDGDAGGHLSPVL
- a CDS encoding bacterial proteasome activator family protein; the protein is MEMPRNERSPENPQILVVGQDGMALGGTGDEDSREVPVTEMVEQPAKVMRIGSMIKQLLEEVRAAPLDEASRARLKEIHASSVKELEDGLAPELVDELERLSLPFADETTPSDAELRIAQAQLVGWLEGLFHGIQTTLFAQQMAARAQLEQMRRALPPGVGGAEGDEDPRTGGRSGGPYL
- a CDS encoding response regulator transcription factor, with product MPENGKISVFLLDDHEVVRRGVHELLSVEDDIEVVGEAGTAADALARIPATRPDVAVLDVRLPDGSGVEVCREIRSAHEDIKCLMLTSFSDDEALFDAIMAGASGYVLKDIRGNELLTAVRDVAAGKSLLDPVATARVLQRLRDGGAPKGDGKLERLTDQERRILDLIGEGLTNRVIGERLHLAEKTIKNYVSSLLAKLGMERRSQAAAYVARMQAEQQQR
- a CDS encoding protein kinase domain-containing protein, producing MAQQQRAQGPSDPEATGGGMSDAPELWGNGGLVGDGRYRLTRRLGRGGMAEVFAAEDVRLGRTVAVKLLRSDLAEDPVSKARFTREAQSVAGLNHHAVVAVYDSGEDVVGHGVVPYIVMEIVEGHTIRDLLINAEAPGPEQALIIVSGVLEALAYSHQHGIVHRDIKPANVIITETGAVKVMDFGIARALHGAQSTMTQTGMVMGTPQYLSPEQALGKAVDHRSDLYATGCLLYELLALRPPFTGETPLSVVYQHVQDTPVPPSQVSNAAPPELDGLVMRALAKEPDDRFQTAEEMRGLVQYGLQMLYDQGSHTGTWNTGPVTVHDGLNTPAAGFAGTAALPHPGDSGTAQIPAPMIPPYGGGDDGGFEGRGNRGGGRGKLWILAVFAVIAIAAGVALALNNTGGGGGGGTGTSEKPTSTHSTKDKDSDQTPSDDTTDQSTDDTSGDNSTGTGDTPDYTPSDTPSETDQPTDKPTDKPTDKPTKPTHSATEEPSEDPPSPTPTPPAESEDPGGDGDGGLTSGAAGL
- a CDS encoding NAD(P)H-quinone oxidoreductase gives rise to the protein MYAITIPEPGGPEALVWDEVPDPVAGEGEVLVEVVASAVNRADLLQRQGMYNPPPGASAYPGLECSGRVVQVGTGVSGWAVGDEVCALLGGGGYAQKVAVPAGQLLPVPKGLNLLQAAALPEVTCTVWSNVFMVSHLLPGETLLVHGGSSGIGTMAIQLAKAVGAKVAVTAGTKEKLDLCAELGADILINYREQDFVEEIERATDGAGADVILDNMGAKYLDRNVRALAVNGRLAIIGMQGGVKGELNIATLLNKRAAVSATSLRARPLSEKTAIVAAVREHVWPLIDGGHVRPVVDRELPMSEAGAAHRVLEESGHIGKVLLVAPQS